From the genome of Epinephelus moara isolate mb chromosome 10, YSFRI_EMoa_1.0, whole genome shotgun sequence, one region includes:
- the lrrc41 gene encoding leucine-rich repeat-containing protein 41, producing the protein MCDNAPKTHQRNPEEICLKEICFQAVRKHFAALCTEAVLDLPTPLIQDLLPHLTVCQLDELQPPLNQRGISTHSGWIGILQQLPGANRAIDFNTEEDAKHEVMRVLFPLVLYGYKNLYVNRNITNLNTPSFLLAAAKCVRQFLLTTPFDRFIAEQCPLLNLLERRIWSVNVSHNIDLSKRKIQIALYVLHRLLDHGVAKKIVVHTHCPIVLAWLLHGRGSQYINPELKNLMHSKKAGCFSQAASASADGASCSPCLETRASEDQDDQVTPCKRFKLDSLSAEEEESGKVNSAMDPQVLCQTFTPSDDFSAGPCPQGQIECLEIGQCGTNSLRVLNSALPTFFCLRSLILHSFGTFWCSVVLGLARALKQLSDSSRSSLTDLSISILPQTSLTEILLDASPNITSLHVEIQTVMWVPGLFEHDPRPAGSDMSELSLEKLVIKVSELQQTDLHLVTSVLRRSPHLTSLHVAGMRLPAGTSQSQLLTTLLESNHFLRSLSLEDMNLSDCLPQILSLLRDCKLEELQLKDCRLLEKWRNKEESLQQLVAAVKTVPSLHTLSLAQNRLARNVCVLAELFSGSSPSSVKRLDISSNFIQPAELLEFAKRLRTHHPPHRLTLDLRKNPGDRDPDTWNTALKRLRPFCDLLVEGWNSTDTMADYISNM; encoded by the exons ATCTTCCAACACCTCTCATTCAGGATCTTCTTCCTCATCTGACTGTATGTCAGCTTGATGAGCTCCAGCCTCCCCTAAACCAGAGAG GGATATCAACTCACTCAGGATGGATCGGAATCCTCCAGCAACTGCCTGGAGCTAACCGC GCAATAGACTTCAACACAGAAGAAGATGCCAAACATGAAGTTATGAGAGTGCTTTTTCCTCTTGTATTGTATGGCTATAAGAATCTTTATGTCAACAGAAACATCACAAATTTAAACACCCCGTCCTTCTTGTTGGCTGCAGCTAAATGTGTCAGACAGTTTTTACTCACCACACCATTTGACAGGTTTATTGCTGAGCAGTGCCCTCTTCTGAACCTTTTAGAGAGGCGTATCTGGAGTGTAAATGTATCACACAACATTGATCTATCAAAGAGGAAAATACAAATTGCGTTGTATGTCCTCCATCGCCTGCTAGACCACGGGGTGGCTAAAAAAATTGTTGTACATACGCATTGTCCCATAGTTCTGGCCTGGCTCCTACATGGCAGGGGATCTCAGTATATAAACCCTGAGCTGAAGAACCTAATGCATAGCAAAAAGGCAGGCTGTTTTTCACAAGCAGCCTCAGCCAGTGCAGACGGTGCCAGTTGCAGTCCATGTCTTGAGACCAGGGCTTCAGAAGATCAGGATGATCAAGTCACTCCCTGCAAACGCTTCAAGTTGGATTCACTGTctgcggaggaggaggaatcTGGAAAAGTAAACTCTGCTATGGACCCGCAGGTTCTCTGTCAAACCTTCACACCGAGTGATGATTTCTCAGCAGGGCCTTGTCCACAGGGACAGATTGAGTGTCTGGAGATAGGGCAGTGTGGGACCAACTCCCTGAGAGTGCTGAACTCTGCCCTGCCCACATTTTTCTGCCTTCGCTCTCTAATTCTTCACAGCTTTG GGACCTTCTGGTGCTCGGTTGTGTTGGGCCTGGCCAGAGCCCTGAAGCAGCTGTCTGACAGCTCCCGCAGCTCTCTCACTGATCTGAGCATCAGCATCCTGCCCCAGACCAGTCTCACAGAGATCTTGCTGGATGCAAGCCCCAACATAACGTCCTTGCACGTGGAGATCCAGACTGTGATGTGGGTACCAGGCCTCTTTGAACATGATCCCAGGCCTGCAGGGTCAGACATGTCAG AGCTGTCCCTGGAGAAGCTAGTAATCAAAGTATCTGAGCTCCAACAAACAGATCTGCACCTCGTCACATCTGTGCTGAGACGCTCTCCACATCTCACCTCACTTCACGTAGCCGGGATGAGATTACCAGCTGGCACCTCTCAGAGTCAACTCCTAACCACTCTCTTAG AGTCAAATCACTTCTTGAGGAGTCTCAGCTTGGAGGATATGAACCTGTCTGATTGTCTCCCTCAGATCCTCAGTCTACTGAGAGACTGCAAGTTGGAAG agctgcagctgaaagACTGCCGCCTTCTTGAGAAGTGGAGGAACAAGGAGGAGAGTTTGCAGCAGCTGGTGGCTGCTGTGAAGACGGTACCTTCTCTCCACACACTCAGCCTGGCTCAGAATCGGCTAG CTAGAAACGTGTGTGTGCTGGCAGAACTGTTCTCGGGATCCTCACCAAGCTCAGTGAAACGGCTCGACATCAG CTCCAATTTCATTCAGCCTGCTGAGCTGCTGGAATTTGCTAAGAGATTAaggacacaccatccaccacaCCGCTTGACCCTTGACCTCAGGAAAAACCCAGGGGATCGAGACCCCGACACATGGAACACTGCACTGAAGAGGCTCCGCCCATTCTGTGATCTGCTGGTGGAAGGATGGAATTCCACTGACACGATGGCAGACTACATCAGTAATATGTGA